GTCGTGTAATTCTTTTGATACAATTTTTTGAACGGAACCTGCAATCGCATTGACTTGCGTATTCGAATTCCCATCGCATATAATGAAATAATCACAAGGTGTGTTATCTATTTCTCTTAAATCTAAAATCGTCGTATTTTCCCCTTTTACAGCTTCAATTCCTTTGATAATATTAGCAATCAATTCGTCGTTGTTGATAGTTTTGTTTGTCATTTATTGATTTTATCTAAATTTCTTCAAGTTAACAAAAATATGTTTCCTAATTTTGGGTTCAAATATAGTGAATCGCTTCTGATTAGACTACAATAATTTTATATGAATATCATCAAACTCGATGCCATTGCATCCACAAACGCCTATTTAAGAGAGATGTTAACAAATTGCGATTTGGAAAACTTCACGACAATTGTCACGGAAAATCAATTCGCAGGCAAAGGACAAAGAGGAACAAGTTGGATTTCGGAAGCGGGTAGTAATCTGACTTTTAGTGTGTTGATGAAGAGTGAGCCTGATAGTCTTCAAGGGGTTTTTGATCTGAATGTGATGATTGCATTGAGCGTTGCAAGCACCTTGAAAAAAATAACAAATCTGCCATTTTTTATCAAATGGCCGAATGACATTTTGTCTGCAAATAAGAAAATTAGTGGCATATTGATCGAAAATATCATCAAAGCTAAGGGTGAAATATTTTCAATTGTGGGAATTGGTATTAATGTCAATCAACGCTATTTTCCAGAGATGAGTAAGGCTAGTTCTTTAGCATTACTAGCAGGAGAGCAATTTGATAAGGATATAATATTACACGCGTTACTTTCGGAATTAAGAGAGGGGTATGATGCTTTGCAACAAGGGAATGCAGATGCCTTATGGGAAGCGTATAAAACCCATCTGTTTCGAAAAGATAAGATTTCTGCTTTTGAAACCCCAAATGGAGCGCGTTTCAATGGGATAATTCGAGATGTAACGCCTTATGGGAAATTAGTCGTTGAGACGGAAAATCAAGGAGAATTAGCCTTTGGACTGAAGGAAATTCAATTGTTGTATTAGCTCAGAACAAGAAGAATCTGATTCTGAGCCTTTGTTTTTATTTTTGATGCGTAATAGAAACGGAGTTGATACAGTAACGATGCCCTGTTGTTTCTTGCGGACCATCAGGAAATACATGCCCTAAATGTCCCTGACAATTTGAACAGACCACTTCTACACGAACCATTCCGTGCGATAAATCCTTGATATACTCAACACTTCCTTCAATAGCTTGATCAAATGAAGGCCAACCACAATGGGAATTAAACTTCGTTTGGGCATCAAATAAAAGTTGACCACAACCCGCACATGCATATTGTCCAGC
The window above is part of the Myroides odoratus DSM 2801 genome. Proteins encoded here:
- the rsfS gene encoding ribosome silencing factor; the encoded protein is MTNKTINNDELIANIIKGIEAVKGENTTILDLREIDNTPCDYFIICDGNSNTQVNAIAGSVQKIVSKELHDKPWHVEGEINAEWILMDYINVVVHVFQKSIREFYNLESLWGDAKITNINSQY
- the msrB gene encoding peptide-methionine (R)-S-oxide reductase MsrB, which translates into the protein MNKDKNTTEQEWKEILTEEQFYVLREKGTERPFTGAYTDFYEAGQYACAGCGQLLFDAQTKFNSHCGWPSFDQAIEGSVEYIKDLSHGMVRVEVVCSNCQGHLGHVFPDGPQETTGHRYCINSVSITHQK
- a CDS encoding biotin--[acetyl-CoA-carboxylase] ligase: MNIIKLDAIASTNAYLREMLTNCDLENFTTIVTENQFAGKGQRGTSWISEAGSNLTFSVLMKSEPDSLQGVFDLNVMIALSVASTLKKITNLPFFIKWPNDILSANKKISGILIENIIKAKGEIFSIVGIGINVNQRYFPEMSKASSLALLAGEQFDKDIILHALLSELREGYDALQQGNADALWEAYKTHLFRKDKISAFETPNGARFNGIIRDVTPYGKLVVETENQGELAFGLKEIQLLY